A region of Anoplopoma fimbria isolate UVic2021 breed Golden Eagle Sablefish chromosome 24, Afim_UVic_2022, whole genome shotgun sequence DNA encodes the following proteins:
- the LOC129113146 gene encoding histone H2AX: MSGRGKTGAKVRAKAKTRSSRAGLQFPVGRVHRLLRKGNYAERVGAGAPVYLAAVLEYLTAEILELAGNAARDNKKTRIIPRHLQLAVRNDEELNKLLGGVTIAQGGVLPNIQAVLLPKKTGQSAPSSGKAGKKASSQSQEY; the protein is encoded by the coding sequence TGGAGCAAAGGTCCGCGCTAAGGCCAAGACCCGCAGCTCCCGCGCCGGTCTGCAGTTCCCCGTGGGCCGTGTCCACCGTCTCCTCCGCAAGGGTAACTACGCCGAGAGAGTCGGTGCCGGCGCGCCCGTGTACCTGGCCGCCGTCCTGGAGTACCTCACCGCCGAGATCCTGGAGTTGGCCGGAAACGCCGCCAGAGACAACAAGAAGACCCGCATCATCCCCCGTCACCTGCAGCTGGCCGTCCGCAACGACGAGGAGCTGAACAAGCTGCTCGGCGGTGTCACCATCGCTCAGGGCGGCGTCCTGCCCAACATCCAGGCCGTCCTGCTGCCCAAGAAGACCGGCCAGTCGGCACCGAGCTCCGGCAAGGCGGGAAAGAAGGCCTCCTCTCAGTCGCAGGAGTATTAG